In a single window of the Etheostoma spectabile isolate EspeVRDwgs_2016 chromosome 3, UIUC_Espe_1.0, whole genome shotgun sequence genome:
- the LOC116686998 gene encoding claudin-4 — MVSQGIQMIGISLAVIGWVLVIVVCTLPMWKVTAFIGANIITAQTIWQGMWMNCVVQSTGQMQCKVYDSMLALPQDLQAARAMIIISILAGIFGVILAIAGGKCTNCIEEEQAKSKACIMAGVLFIISGLLCLIPVSWSANTIVSDFYNPLIIEAQRYELGASLYIGWAAAALLLLGGGLLCWNCPPTNEHPHYAPKFIHVKPASTSKEYV, encoded by the coding sequence ATGGTTTCTCAGGGGATTCAGATGATTGGTATATCGTtggctgtgattggctgggTCTTGGTCATCGTGGTGTGTACCTTGCCCATGTGGAAGGTCACCGCTTTCATCGGGGCAAACATCATCACGGCTCAGACCATCTGGCAGGGCATGTGGATGAACTGTGTGGTGCAGAGTACAGGCCAGATGCAGTGTAAGGTGTACGACTCGATGCTGGCTCTGCCCCAAGACCTGCAGGCTGCTCGGGCCATGATCATCATCTCCATCCTGGCTGGAATCTTTGGAGTGATCTTAGCAATCGCTGGCGGGAAATGCACCAACTGCATCGAGGAGGAGCAAGCCAAGTCAAAGGCTTGCATCATGGCTGGAGTTTTGTTCATTATCTCTGGGTTGCTCTGTCTCATTCCAGTCTCCTGGTCTGCCAACACCATTGTCAGCGACTTCTACAACCCGCTGATAATCGAAGCCCAGAGGTATGAGTTAGGAGCGTCGCTGTACATCGGCTGGGCGGCTGCTGCACTGCTACTGTTGGGCGGGGGGCTACTGTGTTGGAACTGCCCTCCCACGAATGAACACCCCCACTACGCACCCAAATTCATACATGTGAAGCCAGCCTCTACATCAAAAGAATACGTATAG
- the cldna gene encoding claudin a yields the protein MVSAGFQMMGTALCIIGWIGVIVTCALPQWKVTAFVGQNIVTAQTTWEGIWMTCVVQSTGQMQCKVYDSMLALSSDLQAARALTIISVLLGVFGILLSLAGGKCTNCVEDESAKAKIGVTSGVIFIIAGVLCLVPVCWTANTIIQNFYSPMLGPDKRELGASLFIGWGAAGLLILGGALLCANCPPKDNFSAKYSAPRSSAPKDYV from the coding sequence ATGGTGTCGGCCGGCTTTCAGATGATGGGCACTGCCCTGTGCATTATTGGATGGATTGGGGTCATCGTTACCTGCGCCCTGCCCCAGTGGAAAGTGACAGCCTTCGTTGGGCAAAACATTGTCACCGCTCAAACCACTTGGGAGGGCATTTGGATGACCTGTGTGGTCCAGAGCACAGGTCAGATGCAGTGCAAGGTTTATGACTCGATGCTGGCCCTTTCCTCCGACCTCCAAGCTGCCCGCGCCCTCACCATCATCTCTGTCCTGCTTGGCGTCTTTGGcatccttctctctctcgcAGGAGGAAAATGCACCAACTGTGTGGAGGATGAGAGCGCCAAGGCCAAGATCGGCGTGACATCTGGTGTGATCTTTATCATTGCTGGTGTTTTGTGTCTCGTCCCTGTGTGCTGGACAGCAAACACCATCATACAGAACTTCTACAGCCCAATGTTGGGCCCTGACAAAAGGGAGCTTGGAGCTTCACTCTTCATCGGCTGGGGGGCCGCAGGCCTCCTCATTCTGGGTGGCGCACTCCTCTGCGCCAACTGCCCTCCCAAGGATAACTTCTCTGCAAAGTACTCTGCTCCCCGTTCAAGTGCACCCAAGGACTACGTCTGA